The following DNA comes from Erigeron canadensis isolate Cc75 chromosome 3, C_canadensis_v1, whole genome shotgun sequence.
CTTTCACTTTCCTTGCCCCATGCCTGATAACGACAATATAAAACTGTGATACGCGGACCAGCAAAGGTTTCAAGACATGAGCCTGGTGGTTTGCTGAATCTGTTGAACCAAACACAATAGATCCAAGCGAACAAAGGAACTGAACCGATTGCCTCTCCCCTGATTTAGATTACAATGCCAGGATTTCTTATGTCTCGAACCCTAGTTAACTATGTACATTCAACATACTATACTAATATTCTTTTGTGAATAATATCGAGGCTTAGGGCCTTAGGGGACATAAAATTGACACATTTTGAGAAAGTATTCTAGGTTCCAATATATAAAATTCTTTCATACCAAAATGATAATATTAGATTTATTAATGTCAATTAAATATCTTTAGTATGCATTTTTAGTAGGTTTATTTAATGCATTTAGACATGTGGATAGCAGGCACAAGttgatgataatcttttttattttatttatagttgtAAATGTGCCTGGTATTGTACCATCAGGATATAAAGTACATGTATTTCATAAATATGGACCAAAAAGTATAACAAAACTAGTTAGTTATACAGAAGACTCAAAATTCGGATTTGAATACTTCATTCAAACTTCCACTGACTTCTTCAACAAAATCCTTAAGATTGGTGTAAGAAGATCCATTTTCTTTCACGGCCTCTCTAGCTAAATCTTTGTACCTTTTAGCATTCTTTCTCATTGCTTCCCCATTTGCATGACCTCCCATCACCCTTTGTATGCACTCTTTTATCTCCTTGCCTTCGACAACTCCATCTTCATTTGGAGTAACCCTCACCCCTGTTCCCCATACGTCTTCCAGAAGCTTTGCGTTTGTTGCCTGATCTGTCCAGTGAGGAAATGCAACCACAGGAACCCCACACACTATACTCTCCAATGTCGAGTTCCAACCACAATGTGTCACAAAACAGCCTAAAGACGGGTGTGATAACACCTCTAGTTGACTGCACCATGGAACTATCAAACCTAATTGTTCCAATTCCTCCATACAACTTaattcttcctcttcttcttcttcttcttcttcttcttcttcatcttccactTTTTCGCCTTTGATGTTGCTATCTTTGTCTCTAATCACCCACAAAAATGGCCGCCTGCTTTCTAACAATCCGTATGCCATTGCCTCCTTTTGCTTCTTTGACAACATTATGAGGCTACCAAAAGATACATAGACGATAGACCCTTCAGGCTTTGTGTTCATCCATTCCACATAgtcttttgattttgaaaacaTGTCTCCTCCAAAAGATTTGTCAGATGGGTCTTTTCCATCCAAGAAAGCCGAAGGAATCAACGGTCCCACACCTATCAACTTTAGCTTGCCATCGATCTCTTTCAACGCATCTTCTTCCAAAGCATCAAAGCTATTTACAAGTACTTTTGGCTTATCTTCCAAATCCAACAAATCCAATTGTTCTTTAAATAAAGACAATGCATAATCGTATGGATTCGAAGGCAGACAAAAGGAAGGGAGGTCGCGACTTTTGAGCGATGGTAAGCCTGGCAATTCAATAGACCATGTGGGTTCCATACATTTTTCCCTTATCAGTTCATTGTACCCActaaaataatagtaatatatacGTAATACAGACGCTGGTTGGATCCAAAGAAGTGCTGATGTAACGTTAAGCCCATGGGCCACCTCTGCAGCCCATGGAAGCAGCAAAGTGTAAACCAAGCAACTAACGGGCGTGCCATTTTCAGCACTAGAAACAattgtttctttcaaactttGTGTTCCCTTGATCCTTAACTGACTCATATAGAGGGTCGTGTCGTGGAGCTTCGGATTAAAACCATCATCAAAACCATCCGAAAACACGGCAAAGTTAAAACCGTTTGGAATTTTGCCATTTTTGCTCATTTTACGGTAGGCAGAGACAGAAGTGGCGAAGGTAACTTTGACGCCTAACCGGACGAGCCGTTTTGCAAACTGAAGTGAAGGGTTAATGTGACCTTGGGCTGGAAAGGTGACTAAGAGGAAATGAGGTTGATTTTGATCCATAAGTTTTGtcataattttttgtatatGGTTGGAGATAAGATACGTATAGTATATTTGTAGCTAGTTGTTAAGAGTGATTTGTATGagtgtttaattataattcatGCACTGCGATatgttagttatatatatagtttgaaaagATGATGTTTGCGATGACGAACTATCGACAGATAATGTTGCAAGATTACTAGCTAGTGGTGGTGAATGTTGATTGTTTTTTGTCTCGACATAAGCGAACAGGAAGAACACAAATTAGAATTGAAATGCTGAATCTTATCTAAAcaatttaagataaaagatataATATGAGTAACTTGATTATTATACATTTACAGGAAATGGTTGCGATCAAATAACGAACTACCTATAGCTCCATAGGCCCCGACACGCTAAAAAGCAAAACAATTTTGCTCTTTCCATATAAACCCTAAaagtttggatttaattttagaAGTAGCTAAATCGACATACTTCAGAGGAAAAAATGAGAATATAAAACTCACTGTCAATTGTCAACTTATAGTAAATGTAATCTGACTAATCTCTGTTTGTATCTTCCAAAATATATTAGGCTTTCTAAAAAAATCCTACCCGTACAATGCTCAAAATTAAGACGATTTACAGATGgtttaaattgtaatttaagtcaaaattttaattttcataataaattttaattttcatactAAGAATAACTAGAAGGGTACGCACACGATGCACCGGTATAATGGCGGTGGTGACGGTGACGACAacgagtagtgtaggttatgggtaatgatcaatcctcctaactcattagcctaaaaatcctcctaattaattggattgtgacatgtggaaaaatcaggggatgtgattaggaaagagaattagtgaatttcatgtgttaacaagtggatatattaaaaGGATtgattaggaggatttatcatttttcgtaggttattgatgtaatataGTTTTGATGAATTATTAAAACTTtggtttataatataatatagatagataagatTGTCAACaccgtttattttttttagatagttgttgatgataattttttaacaaaataattaaaacctgcttgttaaaaatttaatcaataatGACTTTATTGTATATTCATTAAGTTATCTGAATATAAGTAGTATTTcgattaaaatttataatagaaTGGTAAACTTTATTGTTTACTTGAAACAATgataagataataatttttatatgagTGAAGATATCTTTGTATTCTTCATATGAGGTTACCAAATGCGATTTCGCGTTTTCTAGATTTTGTCGTACATATTAATTGTCATCTTTTCCATCCCATGTGATCTTCGAGACGGCTGTTTAACTTATTGTCTTTACTAAAGATTTAGTTGAATTCTATTAAAACTCATTCTCTTCTTTGAcgataccattttttttattggattaaCTTTATAATCTTGTGGTTTGAAAAGTAACCATATTTTTTGTTCGTGAACTACTGGCATGCTACTTGTATAATGTGATTGAGTAAAAATTCTCTTGTTTTGTCGAGCCTTACTTTGGTCTTGTTTGATGGTCGTTCGTGCTAAAAATACGGTACATTCCGTTTTGTTTCTCATCCCAGTCTTTCGCAACACTTCAGGTTTACTTCTTTTGGGATTGCCACAATCAAGAAGCAAGCTAAAAGCTGTTGTTTAGATGACTTTATGTTATGGAAGAACTCGGAACAAAAAGTAATTATTGGAGTTTTAGCCCAGTAGAAGCTTTCTTAGCAAAAAAAGTATATCCATAGATGGATTAGGGGAAAGAGTATAGTTTTCCAACTTTTGGTAGTATTATTGATAGGTGAGTTGAGAGTGCCACAAATGATAGCGGGTGGGCTATATAGGTAGCGTATTACCGTGGGTGAGTTTTTGACTTGACAAATTTAGCTATCTAGCCTATTCTTGAGTTTAGTATGTTGGTTGCAGATGGTTGTGGGTCGGGTAGGTAAGTGATgtatcatattttataccatttcccacgtgattttagaaccaattattcgtcattttgatagttttatatccaactttcgatgctttgaaggtgtgttgagtgttttcaggttggaaattaaTTAGACGAATGagttggtcgattttgatgagttatggaagaaacgggagaaggattcgggtgaaatcaagcgaaagatg
Coding sequences within:
- the LOC122594605 gene encoding UDP-glycosyltransferase 75C1-like, coding for MTKLMDQNQPHFLLVTFPAQGHINPSLQFAKRLVRLGVKVTFATSVSAYRKMSKNGKIPNGFNFAVFSDGFDDGFNPKLHDTTLYMSQLRIKGTQSLKETIVSSAENGTPVSCLVYTLLLPWAAEVAHGLNVTSALLWIQPASVLRIYYYYFSGYNELIREKCMEPTWSIELPGLPSLKSRDLPSFCLPSNPYDYALSLFKEQLDLLDLEDKPKVLVNSFDALEEDALKEIDGKLKLIGVGPLIPSAFLDGKDPSDKSFGGDMFSKSKDYVEWMNTKPEGSIVYVSFGSLIMLSKKQKEAMAYGLLESRRPFLWVIRDKDSNIKGEKVEDEEEEEEEEEEEEELSCMEELEQLGLIVPWCSQLEVLSHPSLGCFVTHCGWNSTLESIVCGVPVVAFPHWTDQATNAKLLEDVWGTGVRVTPNEDGVVEGKEIKECIQRVMGGHANGEAMRKNAKRYKDLAREAVKENGSSYTNLKDFVEEVSGSLNEVFKSEF